TTTTATCTGCCACTAATTATAGCACATAAAAAAACGCCTTCAACACTTCTCTTTAAATTCATTACCTTTAACCGCGAATGGCTCCAATAAACCCGCTTGCGATAACCGTGTTTCCGGCGTAAATAACAGCAAGCTGCCCAGGCGTCACCGCAAACTGCGGTTTTAAAAAAGCAATCTCTGCTGTTTTGCCCGTTATTTTAACTTTCGCGGCAGCTGCTTTGTGCAGGTACCGTATCTTGACTTTCGCGGCAAAATCTTTTTTACCGTCATCATAAAGCAGATTAAGCGAATCAATATCAAATACGGAAGAGAAAACCTCTTCTTTATCGCCGATAAATACCTTTTTTTCTTTCGCGTCAATTTTTGTCACATATACAGGGTGCCCCGCGCTGTAATTAAGCCCCTTGCGCTGCCCTATTGTGTAATTAAAATACGGGGTGTCTAATACTTTAAGCTTTTTATTATCCCCGTCATAAAGCCCGCCCGGCTCCCCGCTGTATCCGCGCTGCCTTTTTATGAAATCATATGGCGTTTCATTTCCCTGCAAAAAACACACTTCCTGGCTTTCCTGTTTTTCCTTTAACAGCCCCTGCTTTTTTACTATCTCTTTTATCTCTTTTTTTTCCATGTTCCCAAGGGGAAATATTATGTCTTTAAGTTCCTCTTTTTTCAGGCGCGCCAGAAAATATTCCTGCGTCTTGCTTTTATCTTTCCCTGCTTTAAGCGCAAATTGTCCGGATTTTTTTCCTATCCTTGCGTAATGCCCGGTCGCAACTTTATCATACGAGAGTTCTTTCATTTTTTTAATAAGCGCCGCAAATTTTATTTCCTCATTGCACAGCACGCACGGATTGGGAGTTTCCCCCGAAAGATAAGAATCAATAAACGGCTCCACCACTTTTTCCCTGAATTCTTTTTTCAGGTTAAGCGTGTAATGCCTTATACCCAGTTTCGCGCACGCGGCTTTGGCGTCCATGATGTCTTCAATGTTGCAGCAGCGGGAGGCTTCATCCCATAAAGAAAGGGTTATTGCGGTCAGTTCATGGCCTTTTTGTTTTAAAAGCCACGCGGCGGCCGTGGAATCCGCGCCGCCGCTCATTCCTATTATTATTTTCACTTTTTACTCTTCTTCGCCTTCATGGCCGTGGTCGTGGCCGTCATCTTCTTTTTCCGGAAGCGGGGGCAGGCCCTGTTTTCTTCTGTTGTAATCTTCTATAGCCCTTTTAATACCGTCTTCGGCAAGTACAGAGCAGTGCAGTTTTTCCGGCGGAAGGCCGTCTAAAAGCTCCACTATACTTTTATTTGTAACTTCCAGCGCTTTTTCAACCGGCATTCCTTTGATTAAATCCGTAGCCTGCGAAGATGTGGCTATAGCAGCCACACAACCAAAAGTTTCAAACTTACAGTCTGTAATTATGCCGTCATCCACCTTTATGTATATCCACATCACATCGCCGCACTTGGCGTTGCCCACTTTGCCGATTCCGTCCGCGTTATCTATCCTTCCCATGTTCTTTAAATTCTTAAACCTTTCCATTACTTTTTCGGAGTATTTCATGGCTCACCTCTTTTTTATTACAGTTCCACCATTTTTTCTATGGGGCGTATCGCGTTTTTTATTGTATCTTCATCAAGAATAACTTCTGTCTTTTCCTCTTCCAGGCACGCAAGCAGGTCGGACAATCTGGTTTTTTTCATATTCACGCATACTTTCGCGGAGCCCAGCGAGAAAAATTCCGCGTCAGGCCTTTCTTTTTTCAGCCTGTGTATATGCCCTTCTTCCGTACCTATTATAAACTGCTTGTCCGGGCTTTCCCTTACATACTTAATCATGCCGGATGTTGACCCCACCACATCAGCCGCATCCACCACTTCGGGTTCGCATTCGGGATGCACCAGTATTTTGGCGCCGGGATGCGCTTCGCGCGACTTTATTACATCTTCTTTTGTGAACTGATGGTGCACAATGCATCCGCCCTGATGGATAATAAGCTCTTTTTCGGGAGTATGTTTTTTCACCCAGTATCCAAGATTTTTATCAGGAAGAAATACAACCTGTTTTTGGGGAAGTTTTTTAACCACATCTATAGCGTTTGCCGATGTTACGCACACGTCAAGAAGCACTTTTACTTCGGCGTTTGTGTTAACATACCCGGCAAGAGCGGCATCGGGATATTTCTTTCTGTACTCTTTTACCTCTTCAACCGTAATCGTATCAGCCAGCGGGCATCCCGCGTCCATTCTGGGGATTAATACTTTCTTCTTGGGAGAAAGAATTTTTGCGGTTTCCGCCATGAACTTTACGCCGCAGAATACAATTAACTGTTCCGGCGCAGCCGCTGTCTTGCGCGCCAGTTCCAGTGAATCACCGGTAAAATCAGCAATATCCTGAATATCCGGTATCTGGTAGTTATGCGCGACGATAAGCCCGCCTTTTTTTGCTTTAAGTTCCTTAATTTTTGCAATCATTTCATTTTTTTCCATTTTTAATTCTCCCTTTCCATATTTATATTTTTTATGCTTTATCCCTGTTTTTCCAGAATGGCGACATATTTCTTAACTTTTCAACCGCCGGCGGAAGCACTGAAAGCACCTCGTCTATATCTTCCTGCGTGGTATATTTGCTTAAGCTGAAACGTATGCTTCCGTGCGCGGTGCCGTGGTCAAGCCCCATTGCCAAAAGCACGTGCGAAGGGTCAAGGGAACCTGACGTACAGGCGGAACCCGATGACGCGCATATGCCTTCAAAGTCCATCTGTATAAGCATTCCTTCGCCTTCTATAAATTCTACGCTGACATTAAGCGTGTTTTCCGCCCTGTGTTCAGGATGTCCGTTTAATATAACTTCGGGAATTTCTTCAAATATACCCGCCTGCAGTTTATCGCGCAGCTGTTTTATTTTTTCATGCGCTTCAGGATTTTTAAAACTCTCCATGGCCAGCTCGCACGCTTTGGCAAGGCCCACAATTCCCGGAACATTTTCAGTGCCCGGCCTTTTTCTGTTTTCGTGGTGTCCTCCCTGCATTATAGGGGAAACCTTTACTCCTTTTCTTATGTACAGCGCGCCGATACCTTTTGGGCCATGAAATTTATGGGCTGATATAGAAACCAGATCAGCGTTCATTGCTTTTACATCCAACGGGTATTTGCCCGCAGCCTGAACCGCGTCGGTGTGAAATATAATATTATGCTCCCTTGCAATTGCGCCTATTTCCGATATGGGTTCAATTGTACCGGTTTCATTATTTACCGCCATTATGGAGATAAGAATTGTATCCGGCCTTATGGCTTTTTTTACATCATCCGGATTTATAACACCGTATTTGTCCACGGGAAGGTAAGTGACTTCATAACCCTCTTTTTCAAGCGCCTTGCAGACATTTAATACGGCATGATGTTCAATGGCGCTTGTGATTATATGTTTTCCCTTGGATGAATTAGCCAAAGCGGCGCCGCGCACGGCTATGTTATCAGATTCCGTACCGCCGGAGGTGAATATTATTTCCCTGCTGTCAGCGGCGTTAAAAAACCGCGCTACAACCGCGCGTGATTCTTCCACGGCTTTTCTTGCGTCCTGCCCAAAGGAATAAACACCTGAAGCATTGGCGTAATTTTCAGTCATATAAGGCATCATTGCCTTTAAAACTTCATCGTCCATTCTTGTTGTCGCGTTATTGTCCAGATAATGAATTTTCATGTTATATCTCCTTTATTATTTCTGCGGAGTGTGGTTTTCCGCCACTTCAGACAATTTAGTCTGTTTTAAATAAGTGCTTATTACTTTATCCAGCCCCACCCATACTTTTCTTATGCCGCACTTTGGCGCGTTGTTACAGGCTTTTATATTAATTACGCATTTGGAAGGCGACACGCCTTTTTCAACCGCTTCCAGCACATCATAAACCGAAATATCTTTGGGCGCCCTTGCAAGCATAAACCCGCCTTTTTCTCCCTTTACACTTGTAATAATGGAAGCTTTGCGAAGT
This window of the Candidatus Goldiibacteriota bacterium genome carries:
- the mnmA gene encoding tRNA 2-thiouridine(34) synthase MnmA; amino-acid sequence: MKIIIGMSGGADSTAAAWLLKQKGHELTAITLSLWDEASRCCNIEDIMDAKAACAKLGIRHYTLNLKKEFREKVVEPFIDSYLSGETPNPCVLCNEEIKFAALIKKMKELSYDKVATGHYARIGKKSGQFALKAGKDKSKTQEYFLARLKKEELKDIIFPLGNMEKKEIKEIVKKQGLLKEKQESQEVCFLQGNETPYDFIKRQRGYSGEPGGLYDGDNKKLKVLDTPYFNYTIGQRKGLNYSAGHPVYVTKIDAKEKKVFIGDKEEVFSSVFDIDSLNLLYDDGKKDFAAKVKIRYLHKAAAAKVKITGKTAEIAFLKPQFAVTPGQLAVIYAGNTVIASGFIGAIRG
- a CDS encoding iron-sulfur cluster assembly scaffold protein, encoding MKYSEKVMERFKNLKNMGRIDNADGIGKVGNAKCGDVMWIYIKVDDGIITDCKFETFGCVAAIATSSQATDLIKGMPVEKALEVTNKSIVELLDGLPPEKLHCSVLAEDGIKRAIEDYNRRKQGLPPLPEKEDDGHDHGHEGEEE
- the nadA gene encoding quinolinate synthase NadA codes for the protein MEKNEMIAKIKELKAKKGGLIVAHNYQIPDIQDIADFTGDSLELARKTAAAPEQLIVFCGVKFMAETAKILSPKKKVLIPRMDAGCPLADTITVEEVKEYRKKYPDAALAGYVNTNAEVKVLLDVCVTSANAIDVVKKLPQKQVVFLPDKNLGYWVKKHTPEKELIIHQGGCIVHHQFTKEDVIKSREAHPGAKILVHPECEPEVVDAADVVGSTSGMIKYVRESPDKQFIIGTEEGHIHRLKKERPDAEFFSLGSAKVCVNMKKTRLSDLLACLEEEKTEVILDEDTIKNAIRPIEKMVEL
- the nifS gene encoding cysteine desulfurase NifS gives rise to the protein MKIHYLDNNATTRMDDEVLKAMMPYMTENYANASGVYSFGQDARKAVEESRAVVARFFNAADSREIIFTSGGTESDNIAVRGAALANSSKGKHIITSAIEHHAVLNVCKALEKEGYEVTYLPVDKYGVINPDDVKKAIRPDTILISIMAVNNETGTIEPISEIGAIAREHNIIFHTDAVQAAGKYPLDVKAMNADLVSISAHKFHGPKGIGALYIRKGVKVSPIMQGGHHENRKRPGTENVPGIVGLAKACELAMESFKNPEAHEKIKQLRDKLQAGIFEEIPEVILNGHPEHRAENTLNVSVEFIEGEGMLIQMDFEGICASSGSACTSGSLDPSHVLLAMGLDHGTAHGSIRFSLSKYTTQEDIDEVLSVLPPAVEKLRNMSPFWKNRDKA
- a CDS encoding Rrf2 family transcriptional regulator: MNVSTKGRYALRALTHLAESYLKNGNKPVSIKHISEREDISNRYLENIFVTLRKASIITSVKGEKGGFMLARAPKDISVYDVLEAVEKGVSPSKCVINIKACNNAPKCGIRKVWVGLDKVISTYLKQTKLSEVAENHTPQK